The segment TTTTGATAGCAATTTTCTCATGAATACGAGTATTATTCAGATATGAACCATATGCCCATGTATCTTGATAATCATAATTCATGTATCCTAACAGCTGGGAGGTCcaagaaaaattaaagtagaatgtaaataaatgtcatttttgaaaatctatAATGGTATGAACCGCTATGCTTCACGCCAGTATACTATATTTTTAACTATCCCTATGATGCAAACAATCTCGACgtcagtacatgtatcaaatctTCGTTCTGTGTCCGCCATTTTGCGgtgaaaaaatcatttttcccTACAATGGCATTTCTAATTTTCTGATATGTAGCTTTgagatttgttgttttttatgaaTAGCCCCAGGGTGAAGCAATTCATaaacgtgtaagaaaaacttaatAATTACCTTGTAACCTCTTACCTCTTACATTAGGATAGATAAAAAAGGAAAGCTTCACTATTCACCTATTGTCCTTTTGTAAAGGGGGGTAATTCAAATTACCGGTTTCATAGGTTTACTCAGTGAATCTTTCATAGATGTTAAGATGAAATGTTACAGTCCAAATGGGTTTTTTATGATTGCAAACAATAAAAGTTCAAAGGAGTATCATAAAACAACGTTAGTAAATGGAAAACTATAACAAACATATAAACTACACATGCATACCATTGATTTACAGGTGTAATGATGTGTCCCCTCGGTAGAACTGCTGAGGGATTTGAAATGCAATTGGGAACAAATCATCTGGGTCATTTTCTTTTAACCAATCTGTTGTTGGATAAGATGAAGAAATCCGCCCCTGCCAGAATCGTCAACGTTTCCTCTTATTCCCATACGTGTAAGTTAGGTCATGAGTCATTTTAACAATTGTTCAATATACTCGATCATTGCATACTATCGATTCACGATATCtaattattcaaaatcttctacgTGTTGCCTTGAACTCGAACTTTCATTTCAATCTTATTATTTTAGTGTTAAATATGATTTAATGTACGACTTATCTTATCGGGCTCACggtgtgtgtgaccggtcaacgggaCAGGCTCACCCTTCTGCaggacacctgatccaaccaATGGTGCGTcaaggggtccgtctttgcccgACCCTTTATCATTTTTATCAGTAACACTGtttcgtttgtcctgaggaACGGATCGCTCATCCCTTGGATCTATCCAATTGTTCCAGTCATCGATCATATTAGTGCTTTGTGCAACGTCGTTCATGTCGTTGGTGAATTTAATGTTGTTATACTCACTACTCATTAATAAATTAAGATACCCATACATAGAGTTTGACGAAATCATCAATGAAAATAGTtacagtaatatatatatatatatataaaatatcaattttacagataccaataaaattaattttgacgACATCAACAGTGAAAAGAGCTACAGTAGAACGCAGGCTTATGCACAGAGCAAATTAGCCAACATCCTGTTTACAAGGGAGCTGAGTAAAAGACTCAAAGGTAAAAAGgaagaaaatacaaatagaaaacGAAACACAATTCATGCAGCTGGTTTGGATAAGCTGATGACAGATGTTCTGAATTTGCATTTGTTCATTTCCCCCACTTTTTGTGTCTTACGATTATCAATAATTTCCACTTTATTGTAGTAACTAGGCAGAGTGCAACGTATATTATATAGTGTATAATTCTGGATTATAATCCATCAAACAATTTCACTGATGACTGCATATCTTAATGTTTGTTGTCCTCTCCTGTCGTCGACTTGAAGCTGTTTGTGTAGTTCGATCTTTGAGTGACCGACACTGGTGCAGGGGGTGTGGGGAACTGTCCTGGGTTGTCAGAAGGAGCGGTTGaggatttcttttttctttcctttgtaTCTCTTACATCAGCTCTCTATGCACCTTCAGGATGTCTACATCTGTCAAGTGAGTGCATGTCAGTGTGTCTATTCAAACGTGTTTTGTTACTCCAGTGGGGATCCaggctagaataggtcctcagtaccccttgtcaTAAGAGGTGCCAAagtggggtggtccttcggatgataacgcaaaaaccgagatcccatgttacagcaggtgtgatacaataaagatccctccctactcaaaggcagcaagcgccgagcatagggctaaattttgaagcccttcagcggcaattgtgacgtctccatgtgagtgaaaatttctccaaaggggtgttaaacaatatacaatcaaccaatcaaaccATTTAGTTTTCGTTGCTTGGGTGGATACCAAATTGACGAATGTAAGACTCCACGCAGTCGTTGAATCTCTCCGTCTGCCTTACATGAATCACTTGATCAACCGGTGGTCACCCATCTGGACCACACGACTCATTCAACGAATCTGTTGTTTCATGGTCATCATTTGAATGCTGGTTACCTAGGCTTTACCGAGGGATTTAATTTTTGCGACCAAGTCTTGCAGTGAATGTGCATGATTAATCTTGGGCTTGGCATCTGGATTTTTCCAGTTGTTAACGTGCCTTTTGTATAGGGATTATGCTTCACATCCGTAGAGGAGACCGGTAAGAGTAACTGAGCTTCGTGAACTACATAATGATTATCCAGCTCTGTACGCGACCTTGGAGATGACATCGTGCTTGACTGGTTTTCTACATCCTGGCGTTTAACATTTTATTCAGGCTGTCATCGTCCCTGATCGTGCTGCTGATATGTACTGAAAGACATCCACTGCCTTAAGCTGTGAACCGATGATGCAAATGTTAGTTGCAAcggtatttttgttttgtcaaGGTTAATAATGAGATTAAAGAGGCTGGAGAAATTGTTTATCAACAGCTGTGAGTCGGACTTTTTGTGAACCATGAGGACAGAGTCATCAACGAACATCGGCTCAATGACGATCAAGAGCATCGAACCTTTGGAATTTAGTATTTCTGTGCTTGTTCTGATTCTGAAATAGAAATCGCAAAACAGGACGAGTTTGTCACTGGAAGGAGTGCCCTTCACCCATACACTAAGGTTTTGTGGAAGGTTTCTTTTCGTTCATCGTCACTGGTCAGTGGTCGTGTTTGCACTGACGATGGTGATATGCCGGATACGATTAAAGGGATAACGAATATCCATCAGCCGTTCATTAACACGCATTGGTAAGTCAAGTAACTGTTTGAAGAGTAATGTCTAATGGCCAATCCTATTCCATTGTTTTCCCGGGGTCAGAAGGACTGTTTACATGCAGGGTTCAATCTACAACTACCAGTTGTTATTTCCATGTGTTGTTTCGCCCGTTTCCCATCTCTTCAGGACTTCGTTGGCAATAAGACTGACACGCGAGGAAAACTAGTGAGGGAAGTTTACACAGGAGCAATCCTACTTTCTCGGTCTCAGAAGTGGTACTGACATTCCATCAATATCAGGGACTTTCCCGACTGCAGTGGATGCCATCGACATGCGTAGTGCCTTGTAATGCTCTTCTCCCCTTTCACAGTCTGTTAGCCAGGACGATGCTGATAGCGAGAGTGATAGTTTAGAGTCACACTGTACACATCACATAGATATTTGGTTGACTCGTTGTGTATGATTGTTTATTCTGTAAAGAATCCGATGCGTCGTACATTCTGTTTTATTTGCAGGAACCGGCGTGACCGCTAACTCACTTCATCCAGGCGTAGTGATCACAGAGCTGGCGAGATATATACCGGGATATAACATCGCATGGCCACTATTTATCTTCATCATGAAATTCCCAAGAGAAGGCGCACAGACGAGTATTCAGTGTGCTGTTGAAGAGACCTTAGAAAGCGTTTCCGGGAAGTATTTCAGGTATTTCAGTAATTTTCGTAAAGTTTTAATCCTAGATCTAAAGGTGTTCCTATGTTCTAATTCGACAACTATCAAACGAATATTGACAATCATATCTAAATATCAAAACAACACCATGTATGGGTAACTGCTCCAAGACTTTTgcatttaatcatttatatgatacaaaattaattgttaATGACCCCCTTAGCGCCAACATCTGTGTATAAAAggggaaataagctttcgaacTTTCACCGAGTAGAGAAAACTGTTAGGCACAAATTATCATCAGAGGCTTTCGTATCATATCTACAACGAAAATCACATATTGAGACAAGGTGGGAAGACGTTCTATATATGTCCTAGAAAAAGAAATCTGTTAAATGATGTCGGCATGGGTCTTTAAATATCTGAAACCTCAAGCCCCAAGCCTCGAATCCTTGGGAAATTTCTATCTATGGGTGTATAACATATAAAGGACATAAAAATAAAGCCTGTATGAATAGAAAACAGAATAAAGAAGTAGGTACGGTACCTACTTGGTTCAAAATGTCACATGAATCATAGAttagaggagtaagcattccctgccgACCTATCACACTTGCCGCAAGCACTATTTTAATAgggtaaacggggtaatccgtaTTAAaactaacaattggtatgaaatacgtcagacagcatttgtcccaTTGACAGGTTGTagaggcaaactagatcgttataacgaccataaaatttgcgaaatgctgactttaaggaAGACTGTTAAATCCCCCGTaacaacttatttgtcagtagactgtctcgatttaaaaagttatcatacgcagaacaagctcttgtgtatagaatcagttgagaaacaaaCACTatatccaggtgataatggaatattgctatatgagtacctgaagtcatcccatttgtcataaagtttgtcgttaacatctatgttaaaaaaaatccgtagtcaaatcagtctGTGAAGGACGTTCTAATAATTCGTATGAAGAAATCAAAAAGCAACATATCATATTTCATCGATAATCCTtatacaaatttcaaatttacaaagtCAAGAAACGAGAATTATTTGGTTAATGTAAGGGCCTTATCAATGTAAAAGGAATAGAGAAAGTGATCCAAGTTACAAATTGTTCTTATTCTAACTCAATGTAGGGTTTAGATACTTATTTTCTGTACTGACTCAGCATCGTTATAATCTGGTGTCTGTAATCTTTATTCCAGTGACTGTGCTGTAAGTAAAGAATCTAAAGCAGCGCAGGACAACGAGGCGGCAAAGAGACTTTGGGACGTGTCTGTCAAAATGGTGGGGCTGGAGGAATAAGTATAAAATGAACAAGGACCTTAGATTGTAGTGTTAACtcatttatcaatattgatgcATGTgtgctttcattttatatttcatagctacatacatacattgtatgtatatttgttaCAGAACAAATTAcgtgtatatttgtatatcgACACTGCTGAATATTTTAACGTGTGTACATATGTATCTAGTGTATATTTAGAGAATTGGCGCAGCATTAGTAAATATACTGTATGACCGGTTTTGggtgaatgtaaaatttgacGGATTTCAGAAACAAACGTATGTGAATAATTTTGATTGTTGTTAATCTGGCGATTTTATTTATGACTACTATATAGAGACataaaattggaataaaattgGTGTTTTATTCCTTTTGATAACTGGAAAATACCGCCAAAAGCAATGCACCGCTAAAATAACCCTCTATACAGTGTCCCCTTAGACATGTGTTAATCATAGAATATgtttgcaaggtgaagataacgaacagtgagcaatctcataactcctacaagcaatacaaaatagatagttgggcaaacacggacccctggacacaccagaggtgggatcaggtgcctaggaggagtaagcatcccctgttgaccggtcacacccgccgtgagccgtatTTGAATTCTTATGCTATTAGATTGTAATATTTGTGACTTGGAGATGAAATCCGCTGATAATATATTCTGGTATGAACTTTAACCAGCAACTCACTTCTACGTCATTTTATGTTTAGTTTTGACTTTGAAGAAAGTGCTATGAGGACACTGAAAAATGAATacgaaatatatttcaaactgtGTATATCACTGGCATGAAGATATAACATATTACACCCGTTGTTGGATTATCTTTATGATGTGGTGATGCCAATGCCACTACTATTATtcattacattttgtatttttcacagTACCGAATTCCTATGGGAGGGGATCGTTGGAAACGCTTTACGATTACCTACCATGGGTCACAAGGCCgatattttcattggttgaatatcgcaataaggaatggtaaagcgaccaatcgcatatagaagtcttccagcgaaaatactggcCTTGTGACCCACGGTAGGTAATCGTAGAGCGACTGAACGTGGGTTTTCGACGGTGTGGGAGAGGGAgaattaaatttctttttcaaaacatCACCTGATACTTTTTTCCCTAAAAGTTGCCCACCACCAATTAGGATAACTTTTCGATTTtatgtttatgcttatcaaatgcAAGACAAAACATCTCTCCTAGCAGCAACATCAGTTAAACTAGGATTGAAACCTAATGAAAGGAagacaaaaattatgaaaat is part of the Ostrea edulis chromosome 2, xbOstEdul1.1, whole genome shotgun sequence genome and harbors:
- the LOC125682047 gene encoding retinol dehydrogenase 12-like codes for the protein MEGWWKFDTEHQTIIACVAVTGVTLYALRLWVAGGKCYSKVRLDKKTVIITGANTGIGKETAIDLAGRGAKVILACRDRCRGERALSDVIRKSGSKQVVLKMLDLASLESVRKFAQDINENEPRLDILINNAGVMMCPLGRTAEGFEMQLGTNHLGHFLLTNLLLDKMKKSAPARIVNVSSYSHTYTNKINFDDINSEKSYSRTQAYAQSKLANILFTRELSKRLKGTGVTANSLHPGVVITELARYIPGYNIAWPLFIFIMKFPREGAQTSIQCAVEETLESVSGKYFSDCAVSKESKAAQDNEAAKRLWDVSVKMVGLEE